From a region of the Chiloscyllium punctatum isolate Juve2018m chromosome 1, sChiPun1.3, whole genome shotgun sequence genome:
- the myorg gene encoding myogenesis-regulating glycosidase produces MPHSYRQDQLQRRAGRGENSQVDAMYQVVPGNLPAAREKQSKEVKPLICTILLGLLLVIAAVVAWCYYTASLKKLNSFKIDQLELYKDGFFIKNTANMVLFEMGFKSAPIDLESCFQDEAGNEVNCTKSGEEKVDFFVKAFKPKDTITCYNIEWKTVVLNSVVEHCMYWADGHWYGGAETSTQHWPIKISGVMDPKPYITGDVYSIRDGFGGILERYWISSKSVAVRVNDSVPLHIGWNSSDKEAFCLHARYKDSPFQATTGQQPFVELSYQVCIGSDLKIIHRYMAKKHFRKPEITPSELMFRYPKWSTWALFKTEVNQDKVLRYAEKIKKYQFNFSHIEIDDQYSSSYGEFNFDPVKFPNASELLQKLRDDGFQVTLWVHPFVNYNSPSFIKGVENSYFVMDPSGRFPAFVEWWNGIAAVLDFTNPETTDWFQKKLEYLRSKYGIVSFKFDAGETSYLPAKFSTYKPLSDPSLFSKLYAKVAASYCMLAEVRVGYHTQNLPCFVRMIDRDSVWGYELGLKSLIPTVLTMGILGYPFILPDMIGGNVYPNKTDGLDEIPDRELYIRWLELSAFLPAMQFSIPPWLYDEEVLKIAHKFTQLRESLVMPLILRLAEETTKTGNPIIRPLWWIAPNDKVAQKVDTQFLIGDYLMVAPILEKGKEARDIYLPDGKWQSFNGDLFDKTPNLLTDFAVDLDEVAYFIRMI; encoded by the coding sequence ATGCCTCATAGCTACAGACAAGATCAGCTACAGCGTCGGGCAGGTAGAGGAGAAAACTCACAAGTTGATGCAATGTACCAGGTCGTGCCAGGAAATTTACCTGCTGCTCGAGAGAAACAATCCAAAGAAGTTAAGCCATTGATATGTACTATTTTACTGGGCTTGCTGCTGGTAATTGCAGCAGTAGTTGCATGGTGCTATTACACTGCATCATTGAAGAAATTAAACAGCTTCAAAATAGATCAATTGGAGCTCTATAAGGATGGTTTTTTCATCAAGAATACTGCTAACATGGTTTTATTTGAAATGGGTTTCAAATCTGCTCCTATTGACCTTGAATCGTGTTTTCAAGATGAAGCTGGAAATGAGGTAAACTGCACAAAATCTGGCGAAGAAAAGGTGGACTTCTTTGTCAAAGCCTTTAAACCCAAAGATACCATAACTTGTTACAACATTGAATGGAAGACAGTCGTATTAAACTCTGTTGTTGAACATTGCATGTATTGGGCAGATGGACATTGGTATGGAGGAGCAGAAACTAGCACACAGCATTGGCCTATCAAAATTTCAGGTGTAATGGATCCTAAGCCATATATAACAGGTGATGTGTACTCAATACGTGATGGATTTGGTGGAATTCTAGAAAGGTATTGGATCTCCTCTAAATCTGTAGCTGTTCGAGTTAATGACTCAGTCCCTCTGCACATTGGTTGGAACAGCTCAGACAAAGAAGCATTTTGCCTGCATGCTCGCTACAAAGATTCTCCATTTCAAGCGACCACAGGACAACAACCCTTTGTAGAACTAAGTTATCAAGTCTGTATTGGTTCTGATTTAAAAATTATACACAGATACATGGCCAAGAAACATTTCAGAAAGCCTGAGATTACACCTTCAGAATTGATGTTCAGGTACCCTAAATGGTCCACGTGGGCTCTGTTTAAAACTGAAGTGAACCAGGATAAAGTTTTGCGTTATGCAGAAAAAATCAAGAAGTATCAATTCAACTTCAGTCATATTGAAATAGATGATCAATACTCCAGTAGCTATGGAGAATTTAACTTTGACCCAGTGAAATTTCCAAATGCTTCAGAACTCCTTCAAAAGCTCAGGGATGATGGATTCCAGGTGACATTATGGGTGCATCCCTTTGTTAATTATAATTCTCCTAGTTTTATCAAGGGTGTAGAAAATTCTTATTTTGTGATGGATCCCAGTGGAAGATTTCCTGCCTTTGTGGAGTGGTGGAATGGGATTGCAGCAGTTTTAGACTTCACCAATCCTGAAACCACAGATTGGTTTCAGAAAAAATTGGAGTACTTAAGGTCAAAGTACGGGATTGTGTCTTTCAAATTTGATGCGGGTGAGACCAGTTACCTACCTGCAAAGTTTAGCACTTACAAGCCTCTGTCTGATCCGAGCTTGTTTAGTAAATTGTATGCAAAAGTTGCAGCTTCATACTGTATGTTAGCTGAAGTGAGAGTAGGCTACCACACACAGAATCTCCCGTGTTTTGTTCGTATGATTGACCGTGATTCTGTTTGGGGTTATGAGCTTGGCTTAAAATCCCTGATTCCAACTGTCCTCACCATGGGTATTTTAGGATACCCCTTCATATTGCCTGATATGATTGGGGGAAATGTTTATCCAAACAAAACTGATGGCCTTGATGAGATTCCAGACCGTGAGCTTTATATTCGCTGGCTCGAACTGTCAGCTTTTCTTCCAGCTATGCAATTTTCCATTCCTCCCTGGCTTTATGATGAGGAGGTTTTGAAAATTGCACATAAATTCACTCAGCTCCGAGAAAGTTTAGTTATGCCCCTTATCCTTCGGCTCGCAGAGGAAACCACTAAGACAGGTAATCCAATTATAAGGCCCCTTTGGTGGATTGCTCCAAATGACAAAGTGGCACAAAAGGTAGACACACAGTTCCTCATTGGGGATTATCTTATGGTAGCCCCCATTCTAGAAAAAGGTAAAGAGGCAAGAGATATCTATCTTCCTGATGGTAAATGGCAAAGTTTTAATGGAGACCTTTTTGATAAGACACCAAATTTGCTAACTGACTTTGCAGTTGACCTTGATGAAGTGGCCTATTTCATCCGAATGATCTGA